In Deefgea piscis, the DNA window CCCTTCACTATCATCTTGCAGCACTAACACCCTAAAGCAAATATGACAGCGAGCGCCCATCTCACCCTAGATGGCATACCGTCGCATAAATGACAACACCAACGCGTTTCAAACAGTTGTTTTTATTTCTCCTTTACCGATCTCTGGCACAATCTTTGTACACAAAAAACGCAAGTACGCCACGCAACCCGGCCCGCTAATTTGGCGCAAATGCGCCCCTTATCCAAGAGTCATCGCATGCCAAATTTACACTTAGAGATCAAAGGCCCAATTGCCTACGTTGCACTCAATCGCCCAGAAAAACGCAATGCAATGTCGTTTTCGCTACTAATGGATTTAATTGAAACCGCCAAACAATTAAAGAAAAACAAGCAAATTCGCTGCGTTATCCTTCTAGGGCAAGGAGAGTCTTTTAGCGCGGGCATCGATTTGAACGACTTAAATCAAGCTAAAAATCGCTGGTTTGCAATGTGGCAACTGATTAAGCCGGGGCAAAGCGTGTTTCAAAAAGCATTTTTAATTTGGCAAACGCTGCCATTTCCGGTGATCGCCGTTTTGCATGGTCATTGTTTTGGTGCCGGTATGCAGCTCGCTTTAGCGGCTGACTTTCGAATTGCCGCGCCAGATTGTCAACTATCCATTATGGAAAGTCGCTGGGGGCTGGTGCCCGATATGGGTATTACACAAACGCTGCGCGGATTAATCGCCAGTGATGTCGCCAAAGAACTCACCTTTACTGGGCGCATTTTGAGTGGCATCGAAGCCAAAGCGCTGGGATTAATTAGCGCAGTCGATGAAACGCCGTTAATTGCGGCCACTGCAATGGCAGAGCGTTTTTGTCAAAAATCGCCCGACGCTTTGCACGCCGGCAAGCAAGTACTCAATGCCATGCACCTCAAGCCAAGCAAAGCCTTACGTCTCGAGAAAATCTGGCAGCTTAAATTACTACTGGGGAGAAATAGTCGCTTAGCGCGTAAAGCCAGCAAAGACCTCACGGTTCAGTTTGCCCCGCGCCAGTACGATTAACTGTCCTTCTCTACGCCAGTACGATTGTGATTGCGTATCGCGGTACTTAAAGCGCATCTGCAAAAAAAAACAGCAACCTCAAAAAATATTTTTTTCAGACGTAAAAAAACCACTTCTTAGCGAAGTGGTTTTTTGCATTTAAACCGGCAAGCTCAGCGCCGCTTATGCACCCAACGCTTTTAGCGTTTGCTCACGCACCACATCAACCGCTTGCGTGCCATCGATTTTGATGTATTTCGGCGCATTGCCATGGCCAGAAGCCGCCAATTTACCGTAAAAATCAACCAAGACTTCGGTTTGCTCGTGATAAACGCCCAAACGCTTTAAGACCACGTCTTCTTTATCGTCATCACGCTGCACCAAAGGCTCGCCCGTTTCATCATCAATGCCTTCCACTTTTGGTGGATTGTATTTGATGTGGAAAGTACGGCCCGAAGCCACGTGCACACGGCGGCCGGCCATACGATCAACGATGTTGGCATCTGGCACGTCGATTTCAACGACGTAATCAATATCAACACCCGCCGCGATCATCGCCTCAGCTTGTGGAATCGTGCGTGGAAAGCCATCAAACAAGAAACCATTGGCGCAATCGGCTTGTGCAATACGCTCTTTAACCAGACCAATAATAATGTCATCGCGCACCAAACCGCCGGCATCCATAATGGCTTTTGCTTCTAGCCCTAAGGGCGTGCCTGCTTTAACCGCAGCGCGCAGCATGTCGCCAGTCGAGATTTGTGGAATGCCAAATTGTTCGCGGATAAAGTTCGCCTGTGTCCCTTTACCAGCGCCTGGCGCGCCC includes these proteins:
- a CDS encoding crotonase/enoyl-CoA hydratase family protein; translation: MPNLHLEIKGPIAYVALNRPEKRNAMSFSLLMDLIETAKQLKKNKQIRCVILLGQGESFSAGIDLNDLNQAKNRWFAMWQLIKPGQSVFQKAFLIWQTLPFPVIAVLHGHCFGAGMQLALAADFRIAAPDCQLSIMESRWGLVPDMGITQTLRGLIASDVAKELTFTGRILSGIEAKALGLISAVDETPLIAATAMAERFCQKSPDALHAGKQVLNAMHLKPSKALRLEKIWQLKLLLGRNSRLARKASKDLTVQFAPRQYD
- the adk gene encoding adenylate kinase; amino-acid sequence: MRLILLGAPGAGKGTQANFIREQFGIPQISTGDMLRAAVKAGTPLGLEAKAIMDAGGLVRDDIIIGLVKERIAQADCANGFLFDGFPRTIPQAEAMIAAGVDIDYVVEIDVPDANIVDRMAGRRVHVASGRTFHIKYNPPKVEGIDDETGEPLVQRDDDKEDVVLKRLGVYHEQTEVLVDFYGKLAASGHGNAPKYIKIDGTQAVDVVREQTLKALGA